The Hemiscyllium ocellatum isolate sHemOce1 chromosome 20, sHemOce1.pat.X.cur, whole genome shotgun sequence region GATTTCAGCAGGCGATGTGAACTCTGATAGCCAGCCCCTATTTAATAGTGAAGATTAACGTGGAGGAATCACTAGGATTGAAAGTAAAATAAGGAAGATAAACATCTTTGATCAACTCTGGGgaagaaattccagaattttggaaTTAGGTAGCAATGACAGAACACTTTTAAGATCCTTTGAGACTGTTGTCTACTGTAAACTCTCCAACTTGAAGGTAGCGACCCCTAAATTTCCAAAGCACCTTGCGATGCTTGCCTAATAATTAGATCAAATTTTAGACTCCAGTAAATTCCCCCTCAAaatcatcactttaaatctaaatTTATAAATGTGAATTTCAATAGTCTTCAACTAAGGTCTCTGACAAGTTGGTTGCATGTTCGCCAGCCTGATCAATTACTTGTCACTGACCTCTAACCCAGCTCTCCACGACGCTTTAATTGGATTTGTCTGGTTTGTGTTTTGATAGCTTGGCAGAGACGATCGAAGGTCTACAGTCTCACATCGATGAGCTTCAGAgacagttggaggatctgaagGACAGTTCACGACACGAGGGCACTGAGCAAAAGAGGGTGGTGCATAGCCTTCCATGTCTGAAAGAGTTATATGATCTTCGAAAGTAAGTTCCACCATCAGTGTTATTTTATTGAAACTGAAACGTTTTCTTGGCAGCTGCATGATTGTCCTTCAGGCTGAAGTGTACAGTACACCTTGGAGAGCTGAGGATCTGTTGTTGCTTAGTGAGTGCTGCGCTCAACTCTGATTCAGAAAGCCCTAGGGTTCTATTTTACTTGGAGATTTGCATCTACAGATTGGGCTGGCATTCTTAGTGCAGTACaaaaggagtgctgcactgtatgTCTCTCTGGTCTTGTTGACCTGAGGCCCTGACTGACCTCTGAGTAGATGTAAAATACACCATGACAATTTTGAAAAATAGGAGAGATTTCTCTGATCTCCTGGGTCAATCTGGTACCAAACCACAAAAATCATTTGGAGAATTGGAATAATTGCCATATATACTTGAGTAGTGATCAATCTTCTGAAATAGTCGATATTCAACCTTTTAGTCAAAAAAAATCCAAACTCTTTCTGCTTACCACTTGCTTAACCCTGGAGTCCAGCCTGTGCTGGTGAAAACGCATTCATTCGTTCAAAGGCTCCTCATTCTCCACACGTTCACGTGGACTGCCAAGGTCCTCATTCTCCACACGTTCACGTGGACTGCCAAGGTCCTCATTCTCCACACGTTCACATGGACTGTCAAGGCAGCAACCTCGCTGATACCTGCGGACTTCCAGCCAAAAGCACACTCTAATATGACAGCGTTAGTACCTAGAAGAATGGGGGATACGTGGCCCATTGATTgctgagtgggcaaataattGCACAACAGCTAGAGAATGCAGGATGTTGGAGAAGAGCATTCAGGATTTTGTAGGAAACTGTCTACACTAATTAGGCAGGAGCCTAAAAATAAATGTGCCAGCAGAGGAAAACTTGGCGTGTGACACCGTTAGAAAATTTAAGTTGCAACATACTTCAGTGGAAATTGCCTGATTTGATTCATGGATCCATCCAAATCATTGCCGTGAAACATGCACACAAAAAAACATGTTTGGATGGTGCACCACCTTTATAAAAGAAAAGCTGTTGTCTTCTGTGATGGATGGCTTGGCTTTCACGAGGTCTCCCAATATAACTTGATGTGTATCACATAtttcagtgtttttttaaaaaattcagacATTGACCAAAAGAATGAGTACAGATTTATCTATATTGGAATCTCATTCCTTTTGATGTGCTAACCAGTGAATGAAACAAAAActggaattgctggagaagctcagcaggtctggcagcatctgtggagagaaatctgttaacgtttcaggtagaattctgaggaaggatcacttggtctgcaacattaactctgattttggttttgtttctgattttacagtatccgcagttcattcactgattagattacttacagtgtggaaacaggcccttcggcccaacaagtccacaccgacccgcaacccacccataccccaacatataccccttacctaacactacgggcaatttagcatggccaattcacctgacccgcacatctttggactgtgggaggaaaccggagcacccggaggaaacccacgcagacactgggagaacgtgcaaactccacacagtcagtcgcctgaggcgggaattgaacccaggtccctggcgctgtgaggcagcagtgctaaccactgtgccaccgtgccgccctgctaaaataaaaactgaaagaagttGGTGAGAAAACAGTATTAGTAAAGACTGGCCATGGAAAGAGTACATTCAATATTATGCTGTTGTACGTCCTTTTGGGACAAAGCTTAAATTAACAGTGGTCAGAAGAAAAATGTCCCCTCAAACAGCAGTTTATATAAGGATCAGTTTTTCATGTTCACCATAAGTAAAGCCACCCTCGTCCAGCTTTTAAAATATCGCTGAGAAAAGTTTGGAGTTTCTGAGTATGAAGACTACATAAAGAGAAATCTTCTTCTCATCTGACTGGTTCAGATTACATCTTGTTAATTATGTTGCTGAAGTTGAGAATGTAAGCAGTTTACAGAGATATTGATGTGTTAAGGAATGAGGCACAGTATTGGCGAATGAGgtataatgtggggaaaatgtgaggttgtttGTTTTGataaggagaacaaaagaacagtattattCAAATGGAGGAAAGCTGCAACACAGAGATGTGGCACTTGTGTGTGACAGTCAAAGCCGTCCACAGCCACAGCAGGTATTCAGGAAggctaagtaaaaacaatgactgactgcagatgctggaaaccagattttggcttggtggtgctggaaaaacacagcagttcaggcagcatccacatccctgaccactatgggcaatttagcatggccaattcacctaacctgcacacttttggattggaacaccaggaggaaacccacacaaacactgggagaacgtgcaaactgcacaaGACCTATTGAATAGCAGCAGGCTTAAGGAGCTGAATgggctactcctgttcctgtttgttaTGGTCTGATGTTCAGGCCAACCTTTCTCAACTGAAAAATGCCTCTAAACCAGCTCTTCAAGTGCAGCTTGAGGAAGGAGGGGAGATTCGAAATGGCTTGATTGCAGGAGAGTCGGTAAATACTTTCTGCCTCAGTGAGTGAGCTCAAAGTTAGCAGTGCAGAAGACCTGGGAGGAGATCAGAAAGGAGAATGTGGTCACATCATTTAAGGACTGGATATCCCACATTCCAGAGGCTTCTGTCCATCTGTCTTTGTCTGGTTTCCCTGCAGCatgcttcccccccacccccaaaaaaaaacacagctggttTTTCAGCAGGCCAGCCTGCCTTGGTGGGGTTGGGCTTACTGGTTAGACCAGGGATGCAAAAGCTAACACCACCATCCACAGCTGCTGCTGTACCTACCCGTCCCATGCTGTGTGTACCTGTGCTAGCTTACAGTGCACTGCTGCTGTAACCTTGTCTCAACAGGAAAAACTCCAGTACACTGGATTGGACCGCAGAGAGATGATTTGTGTAATGACATGATTGGGATTGATGAGTTATGTCATGCTGCAATTCGAGAAACTGTGTGATTTAGTATTCAGAAAGTGAGGAGAGAATGTGAGGCGATTTTAATACATGTTCGGGTCATGTTCTGGTAATTGGTATTTTCTGTACTGGGGTTTTAAAAACTAAATACAATTGTGTATGATGTTTAGTGTTTAACTTTGCATTTAGTGCCCACAATTTAATGTCTATCTCCTTCCAAGTGAATTTTaattcacaaaataaaaaaaGTACTGTTTGCCATTTTGTCCCAATGATTTGATATCAAACTCcatttttatttacatgtgtataCAAAGGGCCAACAACACCTCTGCTCTGATTTTTGTTCCTCACAAATGAAAAATTTCCAATTCAATCCCAAAATGTGCCAGAATTTGGAACATTAGGCTTGGACACcagtgtgtgtttgggggaggAAACAGAACAATGCTCCAGGACCTGGTGTTCTCTAAATCTAGGTACCTACCTTGTCTCTCGGGACTTCTCTTTGATTGCTGCAATAGATGTTAGCAGCTGTTTCTCTTGGCTAGAAAGACTAGCAATGGAgttcataatctcagaataaagagccAATCATTTGGCAcaggaataagaaatgttttcacTTGGTATTGGGAATCTCAAGAATGTCTCTACCCTGAATGTTCAGATTCACTTAAAATTGAAGTCTATAACTTTTTTGAGACTGGGAAAGGAGGGAAATGGAGGTAATGTGTGAACATGGAATGAAGGTGGTAGATCAGCCAAGATGGTGTTGAATAGTGGATCAGGCTCAGGGTTGAATGCCCTGTTGCAGTTCCTGTTACTGATATTCCATCTCTCAAGTTGAATGATTTTCGGAATGTTGAGCTGCTGATTTATTGCaggttttgtttttctgtttacCAGGTACTTTGTGTATGACCACTTGTTTGCTGCCGAGATCACATCTGATGAGACACATGTTCGTCCGTTGGAGGACGAAAATGAGAAATTAAAAAAGAATATGAGGATGCTGCAGACTCAGCTGACCCTGGAGAGGCAGAGGAGAGAATGTGTGGAGCAGGAATATTCCCTGCTGCTGAAGGAGAATGGTGAGCTTGAGAAAAGCCTCTCCAGTTTGGATGAGTACAAACAAAGCATCCAAGAGCTGGAGAGTAAAGTGTTGGAATTACGTCAGAGAAGTCAAGGCACAGTGAACTTTGTCAGCGTAGTGGACAATCTGCTCCCTGAATCCTTCCTGTTTTCTGGGAAAGATTCTTCGGGCCTTGAGCAATTCTCTGGGATTAAGGTTTGTGTGAATGGCGAGAGCTTGCCAGCTGAGCAGGATCCATTGCGCTCTGGTGAGACCCTGAAGGGCAGCTCTGATGAAGACCTGTTGAAAGGCCATGAGCAGACCTGTATCAGGAGAGCTGAGGCAGTTCGCCAGCGAGGCATCTCCCTTCTGAACGAGGTGGACGAGCAGTACATCGCCCTGCAGATGAAATACAACGAGCTGCTAAGCAGGTGCCATTCCCAGGGGGAGACATTGAGCCACAAAGCTGTGCAGACCCCTCAGCGTCTCTCCCAGGACCAGGCTAGTCAAAGCCTACCCATCACCAAGCCCCTGAGGAACGATCCAGCCACTTGTCCTGCTCAGCAACCTCCCAATGTGGAACTGACCAGCTCTGCCAATAACTCCCAGCCAGAATACAAAGTTTTGTTCAAAGAAATCTTTAGTTGTATCCAAAAAACAAAAGAAGAGATCAATGAAAGCCGATCAAAATACAAATCCCTCTCCGTGCAATGTCCAAATGTAGCTCAACTACAGCAAGAATAGAAAAGTTACCAGTATTGTTGTATCTGAGTTGCAATAAAGCATTGGGAACTGAAAAGCCACAAGAAAACCTCAACTTATTTTGTAAAAGAAATATTCCTTTACAATTCTCGTGATCCAAGAATCAAAAGGATCTGTTTGATCTCCATGTATTTGTAAGTCAgctctctgtatgtgtgtgactgtctCAGCCAAAGAAAGTCCACATTTTTTTTCCGGAAACTGATGTATTTCTAATTTTTGGATTATCTGTCTGTCTGGTTATTGTGCATTTTCTAGCTGTAGCGAATCTTGAGCCATTGAAATGGTTAATTATATAAATTGGGGGAAGAAGCAGCTATTTTCTGATCCAGTCCCAAGACCTGTACGCCAGAAAGATCTTTATCGATCTCTGGTCTTTACTGAGTGGGCTGGGCCCTTCACAATGGGAATGCCACATTGGCCTGGGTTGATGGTGCCAAGGTGGAAACCTCTGCACTGCCTGGTGACTTTCACTGGAGCATGTCTGTAAAGTGAGAGATGAAAGGAATTGTTCTGACCTCATGGCCTAATAATGTTCTACCAGGTAATAGCAAAATTTATATTAAAGTGTAACAACTGAAGTACCCTGGAAGGGTCTCCTATTGTGAACTGACCTTTTTATTCCCCGGGGGGGTGGCGTGAAGATACTGTTGGAAACGATGCTTAGTGAATTTGTTTTCAGAACATTTCTGGTTTATACCTCTTTTATTTGAAAGAATAAAGCTGTGTAGCAGCAAAACTTAAGATCAAATCTATATTGCTGTACACTGCTATTGTGTAATACTGCATATAGGGCATTTCAGAATTTCTCTCTTCACTCAAGTGCTATTGTCAGGTCAGTCCAAGATgaagactgtttgtttgtttcattCTTTGAGGAATGTAGGGGGTTACATTCTGAAGTGTGCATCTAATATTGAGTCTGAAAGGGACTTGCATTTCATATACACCTGTCAGGATATCTCGAGTGCTTTTTGGTCATTATTGCATGGTCATGGGTAGCATTTCAGTAAGAACTGCTACAGCCAATTTACTGATGTGGTGGTGTTGCTtgggggtggacaaggtcagaagtcacatgacaccaggttatagtccaatagctgtacttgaaatcacaagcttccagAGCAgaggttgtgatttcaaatacacctgttgggctataacctgatgtcatgtgactgtGAGAGCTTACTATTTATAAATTGAATGATGGAATGGTGACCAGATAGTTTGGTCGTTCTTGTAGTGCTGCAGTGCCTCTTGGCAAGTTGGAGACCTTCTGATGGTCATGTGGGAGCTAATGTCAAACCCATCCTCTTATGTTCAGTAGGAACCCACTGCATGACCTGCTGGTTATCAGACAAATCCTATTTACAGCTGCTTTTTAAAATGCATCAACACACTAGGTATGGTCTGTATTGATttgagaaaatgctgcaaatggtCAGTCAATGAAGAGTTGTTAATATTGCAAGTATAAATGCTTCTTTGTAACTGTCCTGCCATGTCCAGTTCTAGGGAAAAAACGTGGAATAAGAGGACTTGTGCTGTGCTTAAGTGGTGAACGAGAGAGACTGTTGCTAGTGATGAAATGTGATACTTGGACGTCCCCATGAGTTGGATGTTTTGAGTTAGGAAATGAGTGAAATGGGTTTGGGGTTTGCAGGAAACTAGTAGAGTGAGAAGGTAGGTGAAAGATAAAATATACAGGTGGAAGAATGGGAAGAGAAGGGGAGAGACTGTTAACTGTTGATTTAATGGTATCTTCCAAGGAGGTGACTGAGATACCGGGTATTTTTGAATTTGGCTAAATTTGGCTGTTGCTGCTAGGCTTTCCACATGAAGTGACCATTGAAATTATGGAAATATTCCAATACTTCTCCCATGGCAGGAATAATTGATTTCCTAAGTGGAAAATATGGTAAGAGCAAAAAAAGCACTTTGGGATTTCATTGCTCCAAAATTCAGGTGTTTGGCTTTGGTTGATTTTAATTATATACAACACTCCAATAAGTGGTGCAGAAGCACCATAGATTTGAGGTAGGCTTTGGAACTCCAATATCTGGATGGATGAAAGTTTGCAATGTTTCAGATATTACATCAGCCACACTGCCTGTGTTAGTCATTCACTTTGTAACGTACTGGTTTATGAACCAATTGGAAACTTACTTAAACTTTGGTGCTCCTGAAACTTGTCCCTTTTGTCACATATGACTACAGAAGCTGATGGAATCTGAACAACTTATTTATAATGTCTCCACTCAAAATAGATGGTCAGTAGAAATGTGTTTATATTCAAATGTTGGTCTAATGCAGTGCTTTGTAAGATTATGTAGAATTGTTGATATTGAACATTGTCTCATTGCTCAAAAATAGTTTGTCAGTATTTGAAGTTCTTAATAAATAACTTCTGATTTCAGCTTTTATGGCTTGTTCAATTTTTATCAGCCTGGAAAAACTCAATAGTTGGAATAAATAGCTGAAGTCAAGAAATTCATTAATTATTGCATTAGGGTTGGGCTGCAATTAATAGAATACATCCCCTTCTGATTCAGCCCTGCTACATACATTAAGTAAACTAAACCATTCAAAGGTATAGTCAACTCCTAGTTTATTCTAAACTCTAATCCAAAGTGATGCTGGAGAAGGAAATGACCGGTGGCCTTCAGGCAGTATAGCTAAAGAGACAGAACCTTTTTAATGGTGATGTAGGAACAAAAAAAGCATGAAGTGAACAAAACAGTTCAAATCAATAGTCTATTGCTTCAGAAGGCTGCTCAGTGCTTGCCCAGAAAGATGTCTATCAACTTCTATCCCAAAGCATACTAATCATTTCTATTACTTTTAGTGTATTAAAAATTAACTCTGCTCTCTTCTCATAATTGTCCTCTTCCACGCTCCATCCCTTTCCTCAGGTATTATCCAATGATTACACTATCAGGTTTTATCTAGAAGGATAATAGTATTATGTAATTGAAGTGATTGTTGAATGGTCTTTCCCTACACCCTTGCCAGTTGCATGTATGATCAGACCTGTGCTCCAGTTACTTCAACTTTCTCATTTGCTCCTTTTTATTGTCTTTGGTATTTTCCTGACTTCTGACTTGGTCCAAATTAATATTTTGGAAAGTTGAGGGCACAATGTTTAAACAATTATAAGCATCACCGCTCCTTTATCTGATTTTGGTTCATCATTACTTCCCAAGCATTGCAAATTTTGCAACTATAAGTAGAATTATCGAAACATCCTCAGCCAAAGTGCAACATAGACATCAATTTACAACACTGGGAATAGTTTTTTGTGTCTATATTTTAATAGtaagttgcacatctttgtgtAGCAATATAAAACCATGTCTATTTCATAAAGTGAGATCATTATTATAAAACATATTCCAGCACATTGTGCTGTACAGAATAAATCAAAATTCACCATCACCTGATAGCAACTGAAACCAAAACTGTTCAACTCTGCACCTGAACACTATCAGCCATTTGGACTCATAAAAGTTTACATTTAATACTGAACAAACTACTGGATCCTTATGTAGGTCACAAGGCTTGATGCTGCCCCTCCAAATAAGTTGAAATGGGCAAAAAAATGCTGGCTTCACTTCAGAACTTTGCCATTGAGACTTAAGTTATTCATGAATAAATCTAAACTTTTTTTTGATCACTATATCCTCAAGTGAGGATATGTTAAAGCACTAAAGAACTTTTTTTACATTTGTACACATGTACATCAACCTCAGTCAGCTTCAGATTAAAGTCTTTTTGGAATAAAACCGGATGAGTTACCTATTGCTGTCATTCTTCCAGGCCCCTGCAATCCACTTGGGTTTATGAGTAGAAACTAAAAGCAGCCAATATTCCCTATCCCTACACACAAGCCTACTTGGGTATCAATACATGTGAATATCAAGAGGTTTAATTTTCATATGGCTGGAGAGAATGCCAGCACTTGTGTTTGAAGAATGGTCATTGCCAATTAGCTTCCCATCAAACTGCAAAGCTTAGAATCTCATTCAAATAAGATTCATTTACTAGGCTTGCAGGAGTAGGTGGTGTTGCTCCCTCTGGGTGGAGCATCCAGAATTAGTGATCAGTTTCTGTACAAGGGATACACCTTGCCCACCACAAAAAAGGGAtgggaatctttggaattcaataTCCCAGGAAACAGTGGATACACAACATCAAGTATACTCATGTCTCTAAATTGACAGATTATCTTTCACACAAAGGAAATGCAGGGATCAGAAAGGATGAGGAGAATTAGATCAAGCACAATAACACAGATTGGCAACACAGGCTCAATAAGCCATTTTTTTCTATCATGATCCTAATGAATGCTAAGTGTGTCAGAACTAGGAAGATGTGGCATGGAATAAACCAAGACAGTTTAACAAACAAAAACTTATTTTACCTCATATGCAGAAATGatgtttttggggggggggggggggcagctgaTTTAAATACAAGCCATAACTATATTTCATTATGTTCTTATTCACAATCCAGCCAGTCTTTGTCAGCAAAGGCAAgacatcacaaaaaaaaacacaggggaGATGATACTGACTGCAGCAAACCAGTATAAGAAACAAAGGGTTCAAGGAAAGGCTGTATCAGGTTTTATAGGTAGCAGACATGGGCAAATAAACCTTTGAATTTGTCAACAATGTGTGTAAGAAAATAGACACTCTCAAACAACTTGGACACTTTGTCCACTAACTTTTCTACATTGCCCAGGCAGTTCTATAGAGCAAAAATACATACGTTCCGTACACACAAAAGTTTTGACTTAAAAAACTTCACAAATAAAAAGCCATAGCAACCCCATGgtttaaacattttatttacaGAGTTCATCTCTGATTGTGTAGCAACTGAATAGGTGCTACACTTTTCACCTGAAAAATGACAATTTCAATGTGGaacataatttaaaaaaacatgtaTATGCCACACAAAAAGGTATCTTGGAACCAAGGAAGTCAGCACAATTCACTGGTATTAAAACAGCAAAATGCCAATTAAACATTCAACAGATAAGGTAAATCTCTTTCACTCTGGGATTTTACAAGATTGCCAGTTTACAGCTTTTACTCATGAAATAGATTAGATTTTATGTTTTAGAGATGACCTTTTAATGAACAGAACCAGAGCCTTTGATTTGCTTGTCCTGTGTAATAAACTGTTATGTGCACTGAGGTGGTCAGGGATTAAAGATGATTTCAAATTATAGAAGAAATGAAACTATATTCCATGATTCCTCATGAGTGAAGTCAGAAGATGCATTTTGATAACCAATCAAAACTTTATTTTGTACACGGAATTAAAAGCAATAAATCCAGGTCAGATTCGCTGAGCTGCAAACATTAATTAGGCTCTTATTCCCTACATAGGTAGATGTTATCATTTCATCGGGCTCTCATTGAGTTCCAATGAATGGTCAAAGGCTTGAGTGTTGTATGGTACGATTGTCTGTTATCCCATCTCTGGAGCGAAGCCAGCGTTCCACCTTCATTCATTATCCCATCGCCCTGTTCCAAAAGACAGTCATTGTATAGGAACAGGACATTCTGCAGTTGTCAAGAAGGCAGGGTCCCCTTAAGATACCACATTCCACCATGACTTGCACAGCAGTCCTATGGAAAAAAAGTTCAATCGGACAATTACAATGCTAGGGAATGCCAGGAAATGAAATGAAAGACTTGTATTTGGATTATTTCATGCATGGCCTGGAGATGTAGGTGTTACAGACATGGTTAGCATTTACTTACTATCTTTAGATGCTCTGAGATGGTGGTGAAAAGCTTGTACACTGGAGGGCAATTACAAGTCAATAAGTGTGAAACTCAAATCACACTCAAATCAGCTCAACTGAATAAGACTGGTGTCTTTCTTTCCCAAAGTGTATTAGTGAAACAAGCTTTTTACAACATCCAACAGGTGTATTTTTACTGACAAGGATCTACATTTATATTGTGCCTTTAATGTAACAAAATGCCATTAGGCACTTCACAAATGCATTACAAACCACTGAGCTACAGAAGGTAATATTAGAACAGATGACAAAAAGCTGGGTCAAAGATGCAGATGTTAAGGAGTGtcaaggggaagagagaggcagGAGTGGTCAGGGGGCAGTGAGCTCAGGGCCCCCTGACAGCTGAATGCATGTCTGTCAATGGTGCTGCAATCAAAATT contains the following coding sequences:
- the cdr2a gene encoding cerebellar degeneration-related protein 2, with translation MLTDSIIEDFDRREEEPWYQQEQQNMEHDLHLAAELGKTLLDRNTELEEALQQMYGTNQEQLQEIEYLTKQIELLRQMNEQHAKVYEQLDVTARELEMTNQKLVMESKASQNKIISLAETIEGLQSHIDELQRQLEDLKDSSRHEGTEQKRVVHSLPCLKELYDLRKYFVYDHLFAAEITSDETHVRPLEDENEKLKKNMRMLQTQLTLERQRRECVEQEYSLLLKENGELEKSLSSLDEYKQSIQELESKVLELRQRSQGTVNFVSVVDNLLPESFLFSGKDSSGLEQFSGIKVCVNGESLPAEQDPLRSGETLKGSSDEDLLKGHEQTCIRRAEAVRQRGISLLNEVDEQYIALQMKYNELLSRCHSQGETLSHKAVQTPQRLSQDQASQSLPITKPLRNDPATCPAQQPPNVELTSSANNSQPEYKVLFKEIFSCIQKTKEEINESRSKYKSLSVQCPNVAQLQQE